Proteins from a genomic interval of Scatophagus argus isolate fScaArg1 chromosome 6, fScaArg1.pri, whole genome shotgun sequence:
- the si:dkey-86e18.1 gene encoding uncharacterized protein si:dkey-86e18.1, with translation MARNEEKQQGRLNRLWLQKERAEGRLKDVHEQRPKLSTLNSASSVKKWIPSIKNEIEYYLQQSQLSHYPERKIAEFQLHIEALEKEYKSFVSKLRVLDPSCKHKPWTPRAYCKRRADTLEPSIIAKNLRPCESHNRSRQRSGGESDLACSWAGCCKTSERQAPVRHSESSLQTPAAIPISPILETPEIVCADQDQPLSFDHTRLAVAAAAFRGPSVLHGSSQTQSLARVLQSGLPNLVNASLRQTFSAQSRHTEHDVSTMRSVVGQKNALQDCKSDCEVVETTPGKSSTSGTTEERMGHVLGLDYYSSSDEECDT, from the exons ATGGCGAGAAACGAAGAGAAGCAGCAAGGGAGACTGAACAGACTCTGGcttcagaaagagagagcgg AGGGACGTCTCAAAGATGTACACGAGCAGAGACCCAAACTG TCTACTCTTAATTCAGCTTCCTCTGTGAAGAAATGGATCCCCAGCATCAAGAATGAAATAGAATATTATTTGCAG cagTCCCAGCTGTCTCACTACCCAGAGAGGAAGATAGCTGAGTTCCAGCTGCACATTGAGGCTTTAGAAAAGGAGTACAAAAGCTTTGTCTCCAAGCTACGAGTTCTTGACCCCTCCTGCAAACATAAGCCATGGACTCCACGAGCCTACTGCAAAAGGAGGGCAGACACACTAGAGCCTTCAATTATAG CAAAAAACCTTCGGCCCTGTGAGTCACACAACAGGAGCAGACAGCGGAGTGGAGGTGAGAGTGACTTGGCCTGCAGTTGGGCAGGATGTTGCAAAACCTCAGAGAGACAAGCACCTGTCAGACATTCAGAATCCAGCCTTCAAACCCCCGCCGCCATCCCCATCAGCCCCATCTTAGAAACCCCAGAGATTGTCTGTGCAGACCAGGACCAGCCCCTCTCCTTCGACCATACAAGACTAGCGGTGGCCGCTGCTGCGTTCAGAGGCCCGTCAGTTCTGCATGGCTCCTCTCAAACACAGAGCCTGGCCAGGGTGCTGCAGTCTGGCCTTCCAAATCTTGTTAATGCTTCATTAAGGCAGACATTTTCAGCccagagcagacacacagaacatgATGTGTCAACAATGAGATCTGTTGTTGGACAGAAAAATGCCCTCCAAGACTGTAAGTCAGACTGTGAAGTGGTGGAGACGACACCTGGGAAATCATCCACCTCGGggacaacagaggagaggatgggTCATGTCCTGGGACTAGACTATTACTCTTCTTCTGACGAGGAGTGTGACACGTGA
- the LOC124060710 gene encoding CARD- and ANK-domain containing inflammasome adapter protein, which translates to MFDFLKSFDVQAASNYINPYAVDVIRAKRRDLVYGISHTKDLLDHLVTEGVMTAAKRSIILTIRTRIDQNCRVLDILEARGERACRKFFHPCLMLAEPDLYQQIKTYVRGVNEHIQDTRRQLIGYLLERDQEWIGKIADRNVTQETRTLFTSKGIKKSGPEKEDRSTVPLLKSEEHKHAQSKLDKLIHMIATDGEVVLLEELLDKADINAVNSSNETLLHVAAEYGHLSIIELLIHKGARLDLQDNRGHTALHRAASRGHSEIVRALIQAGAPIYTLDIQGKTPIHLAAENEHLNSVKVLVKEEAKQSESRTRDMFLHFAAMKDNWKLAEMLLQSGAAVDVTNNHKKTSLFYAVSGNNEKTVTMLLNAGAKVDCDVIIEAFKLKEESILHLLLDKTRGALCEDALGSALFSAVKHNHDGVVTVLIEKGANVNILDKQGYTPLLLSAELGHTEVFRVLVAKQARLDATLSDLSSALHLAVHSGSLPIVQILLEKGLEPNITGAKGQTPLHLAAQCNRPELVDVLLRAGAQVNAVAQDGLTPLHIASQHGHVDTVIQLLQGKADTGVRDRLGRTALHWAASSQGGSCVDMLLSAKANPNTTDNKKRTALHLAAMEGRADAVTSLLSHRAKVGAKDIDGSTPLHYAAAGGHASVVSALLQEFNNKGIDGKNAWRKTPLHAAAEKGHDNVAVLLLEAGAKINSTDHSRDTPLHCAARGGHSEVVKRLVNWGRGVHMGRQRKVNLQATNNVRKTPLQVAQSGDTPAHADIATLLMRKMFLIK; encoded by the exons atgtttgattttctcAAGAGTTTTGATGTTCAAGCAGCATCAAACTACATCAACCCGTATGCTGTGGATGTCATCCGAGCAAAAAGAAGGGATCTAGTTTATGGCATCTCACATACCAAGGATCTGCTGGATCATCTTGTCACTGAGGGGGTCATGACAGCAGCAAAGAGATCCATCATTCTGACAATCAGGACTCGCATAGATCAAAACTGCCGGGTCCTGGACATTCTGGAGGCCAGAGGTGAAAGAGCATGTCGGAAATTCTTCCATCCATGTCTCATGCTGGCAGAACCTGACCTTTATCAGCAAATCAAGACTTATGTGCGTGGTGTGAATGAACATATTCAAGACACAAGGAGACAGCTGATTGGATATTTGCTGGAGAGGGACCAGGAGTGGATTGGTAAAATTGCTGATAGGAATGTCACCCAGGAGACTCGTACTTTATTTACCTCCAAAGGAATTAAGAAATCTGGCCCTGAAAAGGAAGACAGGAGCACTGTACCACTTTTAAAATCAGAggagcacaaacatgcacaaagtAAGTTAGATAAGCTCATCCACATGATTGCTACAGATGGGGAGGTCGTTCTGCTGGAGGAGCTTTTAGACAAGGCTGATATTAACGCTGTCAATTCATCCAATGAGACGCTATTACATGTTGCTGCTGAATATGGCCACTTGTCCATTATTGAACTCTTGATCCATAAGGGAGCCAGACTGGACCTGCAGGATAATAGGGGTCACACAGCTCTTCATAGAGCAGCCAGCAGGGGTCACAGTGAGATAGTCAGGGCCCTCATACAGGCCGGGGCGCCCATCTACACTCTAGATATACAAGGCAAAACCCCGATTCATCTGGCAGCAGAAAATGAGCACCTGAACTCTGTGAAAGTTCTGGTGAAGGAGGAAGCCAAGCAGTCTGAGAGCCGCACACGGgacatgtttcttcattttgcaGCCATGAAAGATAACTGGAAGCTGGCTgagatgctgctgcagagtggGGCTGCTGTTGATGtcacaaacaaccacaaaaaaacatccTTGTTTTATGCAGTTTCCGGGAACAATGAGAAAACGGTGACTATGCTTCTAAATGCTGGGGCTAAAGTTGACTGTGATGTTATAATTGAAGCTTTTAAACTCAAAGAAGAATCCATTCTTCATCTGCTGCTTG ATAAAACCAGAGGAGCTCTGTGTGAAGACGCGCTGGGATCTGCTCTCTTCTCAGCTGTTAAACACAACCATGATGGAGTGGTGACTGTTCTCATAGAGAAAGGAGCAAATGTTAACATATTAGACAAGCAGGGCTACACTCCTCTCCTGTTGTCGGCTGAGCTGGGGCACACTGAAGTCTTCAG agtgCTGGTAGCAAAACAGGCCAGACTGGATGCTACTTTATCAGACCTCTCCTCAGCGTTGCACCTGGCTGTCCACAGTGGCAGTTTGCCCATAGTGCAGATATTGCTGGAAAAGGGTTTAGAGCCCAACATTACTGGAGCTAAAGGGCAAACCCCTCTACACCTGGCAGCTCAGTGTAATAGGCCGGAATTAGTTGATGTGTTGTTAAGAGCTGGAGCACAG GTAAATGCAGTAGCCCAGGATGGGTTGACCCCTCTGCATATAGCTAGTCAGCATGGCCATGTGGACACAGTGATTCAGCTCCTTCAAGGCAAGGCAGACACAGGAGTCCGAGACAGACTAGGGAGGACAGCCTTGCACTGGGCAGCCTCTTCCCAGGGAGGAAGCTGTGTGGACATGCTGCTGTCGGCCAAAGCCAACCCAAACACTACTGATAACAAGAAAAGAACTGCCCTTCACCTGGCTGCTATGGAGGGGAGAGCAGATGCTGTGACTTCATTGTTGTCCCACAGGGCAAAGGTGGGGGCTAAAGACATAGATGGATCCACACCTCTCCATTACGCAGCGGCTGGTGGGCATGCCAGTGTGGTATCAGCTCTTCTACAGGAATTCAACAACAAGGGGATAGATGGGAAGAATGCATGGAGGAAAACGCCGCTtcatgctgcagcagagaagggCCATGATAATGTGGCAGTCCTACTCCTGGAGGCCGGGgcaaaaataaacagtacaGATCACAGCAGAGACACTCCTCTGCACTGTGCTGCACGAGGTGGACACTCGGAGGTCGTGAAGAGGCTTGTGAACTGGGGCCGAGGTGTGCACATGGGACGGCAGAGGAAGGTGAATCTACAGGCTACCAATAATGTGAGGAAGACACCACTGCAAGTGGCACAGAGTGGAGACACACCAGCACATGCTGATATTGCAACTTTACTCATGAGGAAGATGTTTCTTATCAAATAA
- the faslg gene encoding tumor necrosis factor ligand superfamily member 6: protein MSCDQSYPFPQVFLVDDGGGSQHPVQPPSLVPCWSFPPPQERARSHGKSQGYKGVSPGVALVVLMLFLLVFAALGFEAYQINNMQKELREMREVNPLPEFNAAQKQIGLSEPELKGGDADDRTAAHVIGRIEKEKFFQTLRWESRVGRAFISGGVAYLSEDGALQVNETGLYHIYARVELIFKGCSPTSSFDHKVFVRRAGHPLPMTLMEAHRAGFCSQRLGHSWTTESYLGSTLQLQKYDRVFVNVSQPMYLSHSHYGNFFGLYKI from the exons ATGAGCTGTGACCAGTCCTACCCGTTCCCGCAGGTGTTCCTCGTGGATGATGGCGGAGGTTCGCAGCACCCAGTTCAGCCGCCGAGTCTTGTACCCTGCTGGTCCTTCCCACCCCCCCAGGAGAGGGCCAGGAGCCATGGGAAGAGCCAAGGCTACAAGGGAGTCAGCCCCGGTGTGGCCCTGGTCGTGCTGATGCTCTTCTTGCTGGTGTTTGCGGCCCTGGGGTTTGAAGCCTACCAGATTAACAACATGCAGAAAGAactgagagagatgagagag GTTAACCCTTTGCCTGAGTTTAATGCGGCTCAGAAGCAAATAG GTCTCAGTGAACCTGAGCTGAAGGGAGGAGACGCAGACGACAGAACTGCAGCACACGTGATAG GGCGTAtcgaaaaagaaaaattcttcCAGACTTTGCGATGGGAGTCGCGGGTGGGTCGGGCGTTCATATCGGGAGGGGTGGCTTACCTGTCTGAGGATGGCGCGCTGCAAGTCAACGAGACCGGACTGTACCACATTTACGCACGAGTGGAGCTGATCTTCAAGGGTTGTTCCCCCACATCCTCGTTTGATCACAAGGTGTTTGTGAGGAGAGCAGGACATCCCTTACCCATGACCCTGATGGAGGCCCACAGAGCAGGTTTCTGCTCCCAAAGGCTGGGACACTCCTGGACCACAGAGAGTTACCTCGGCTCcaccctgcagctgcagaaatatGACAGAGTGTTTGTGAATGTATCACAACCTATGTATCTTAGTCATTCACATTATGGCAACTTCTTTGGTCTCTACAAGAtataa